One Spodoptera frugiperda isolate SF20-4 chromosome 30, AGI-APGP_CSIRO_Sfru_2.0, whole genome shotgun sequence genomic window carries:
- the LOC118269825 gene encoding BTB/POZ domain-containing protein 17, which produces MDFLTVNRQVSSSSEKKEDGVEANEGLVVDNSKCVLYKIATLYAEQLMSDLTLEVGGVGYPAHRLILCASSEVFQVMLMNREWSEWRESRIVLQETPTATSVFPHFLKYFYTGQIRISHDTVLPILSLADKYNVKDLVTLCLTYMSQNIAQAAKRGQLISWMQYTMACGHNEVAKSCQNFVKWNLEWVWSDSDLSELEGETLVHLLQQSDLVLHNEMSVYDFVVRWLGKQRERLSASELSEAEAKAHWESLVAAVFSHVRFPMMCPNQLAKLLLCPLTQEHKDFFMERMAIAMSYQSGQFERVAEIQQTEAGRMLFTPRLYTEDTWGSVLAVDNFHSLPCYHTRTFIFSTRPSIADVAPQDKLTEWTVDLYPKGVWFRKSLLIVWAGTYDVPEVVLRTVRISITCQNCPDYTVNQFGETEQLEPDVRVKIGILVWGVEKGVEHVSSVVERVHRFSAQNRVLNIDDALDFDALNTPLYTPCSPPGAPPPATAPPTPPAPPTLPAAPAGKNYSVNSVSSKRCYKCSDYEAPEPRHLLGPHKDQLRIQVVIVPLTDYCHVGVNDSTQG; this is translated from the exons ATGGATTTCTTGACGGTAAACCGTCAGGTATCGTCATCCTCCGAGAAAAAGGAAGATGGAGTGGAAGCCAATGAAGGTCTTGTG GTGGACAACTCAAAATGTGTACTATATAAAATAGCAACGCTGTATGCTGAGCAGCTGATGAGTGATCTCACCCTGGAGGTGGGTGGGGTCGGCTATCCAGCTCATAGGCTAATACTATGTGCCAGCAGTGAAGTCTTTCAG GTGATGTTGATGAACCGGGAATGGAGCGAGTGGCGCGAGAGTCGCATAGTACTGCAGGAGACACCTACAGCTACCTCAGTATTCCCACACTTCCTTAA GTATTTTTATACTGGACAGATAAGAATATCACATGATACAGTGTTACCAATACTTTCTCTAGCTGACAAGTACAATGTGAAG GACCTAGTGACTCTGTGCCTGACGTACATGTCTCAGAACATAGCGCAGGCTGCCAAGCGAGGACAGCTCATCTCCTGGATGCAGTACACCATGGCCTGCGGACACAACGAAGTTGCTAAG TCATGTCAGAACTTCGTGAAGTGGAACCTGGAGTGGGTGTGGTCGGACAGCGACCTCAGCGAGCTGGAGGGCGAGACCCTCGTCCATCTCCTGCAGCAGAGCGACCTCGTGCTGCATAACGAGATGAgtgtatacga TTTCGTGGTCCGCTGGCTGGGCAAGCAACGCGAGCGCCTGTCTGCGAGCGAGCTGTCGGAGGCCGAGGCCAAGGCGCACTGGGAGTCGCTCGTCGCCGCCGTCTTCTCACACGTCAG ATTCCCAATGATGTGCCCCAACCAGCTGGCGAAGTTGTTGCTCTGCCCCCTGACGCAGGAACATAAGGACTTCTTCATGGAGCGGATGGCGATCGCCATGAGCTACCAGTCAG GCCAATTCGAGCGTGTAGCGGAGATCCAGCAGACTGAAGCAGGGCGCATGTTGTTCACGCCGCGCCTGTACACGGAGGACACGTGGGGCTCCGTGCTGGCCGTGGACAACTTCCACTCGCTGCCCTGCTACCACACCAGGACCTTCATCTTCTCCACGCGACCCTCCATCGCTGACGTGGCGCCCCAGGACAAGCTCACCGAGTGGACAGTCGACCTGTACCCCAAAGGAGTTTGGTTCAGGAAGAGCTTGCTCATCGTCTGGGCTGGGACTTATGAT GTACCCGAGGTGGTGCTCCGTACAGTGCGGATCTCCATCACGTGTCAGAACTGTCCGGATTACACCGTCAACCAGTTCGGGGAGACCGAGCAACTGGAACCCGATGTCAGGGTCAAG ATTGGCATCCTAGTCTGGGGTGTGGAGAAGGGAGTCGAACACGTGTCCTCCGTGGTAGAGCGGGTACATCGGTTTTCAGCACAGAACAG GGTGCTGAACATAGACGACGCGCTAGACTTCGACGCGTTGAACACCCCGCTGTACACGCCGTGCTCCCCCCCCGGCGCGCCGCCCCCTGCCACCGCTCCCCCCACTCCCCCCGCGCCCCCCACACTGCCCGCCGCGCCCGCTGGGAAGAACTACTCGGTTAACAG TGTGAGCTCGAAGCGTTGCTACAAGTGCTCCGACTATGAAGCCCCCGAGCCGAGACATCTGTTGGGACCCCATAAGGACCAGCTTAGG ATACAAGTAGTGATCGTGCCTCTAACAGACTACTGCCACGTCGGAGTGAACGACAGCACACAGGGATGA
- the LOC126912810 gene encoding uncharacterized protein LOC126912810, producing MARMMGLKKKKNIIILTFCMVICFILYQLYFFLTITSETGNTNRVVPVLNLVHEKVEHFTHLKSEEDKFINTNGIIHGVLYSQMARYRPDQLNEFTCLKSEQKIPFEQVNDDYCDCEDGTDEPSTSACVNGTFYCETQYRKKPVTFNVIPSSQVNDGICDCCDGSDEWRTDLFKKLLSQSSSKFYRYYVTKCPNIC from the coding sequence ATGGCCAGGATGATGGGccttaaaaagaagaaaaacataatCATTTTAACTTTCTGCATGGTCATATGTTTCATACTTTAtcaattgtattttttcttaacCATAACTTCTGAGACCGGTAACACCAACAGAGTTGTTCCAGTTTTAAATTTAGTGCATGAGAAAGTAGAACACTTCACGCATTTGAAATCTGAGGAGGACaagtttataaacacaaatggCATAATTCATGGTGTCTTATATTCTCAAATGGCGAGATATAGGCCGGATCAGCTAAATGAATTTACTTGTTTGAAATCAGAACAGAAAATTCCTTTTGAGCAGGTGAATGATGACTACTGTGATTGTGAAGATGGCACGGATGAGCCGAGCACAAGTGCCTGTGTAAACGGAACTTTTTACTGTGAGACACAGTATAGGAAGAAGCCGGTAACATTCAATGTGATACCATCTAGTCAAGTAAACGATGGCATCTGTGACTGCTGCGATGGCTCAGATGAATGGAGAACAGATTTATTCAAGAAACTATTATCCCAAAGTTCATCAAAGTTTTACAgatattatgtaacaaaatgCCCTAATATTTGttag